One stretch of Oncorhynchus keta strain PuntledgeMale-10-30-2019 unplaced genomic scaffold, Oket_V2 Un_contig_998_pilon_pilon, whole genome shotgun sequence DNA includes these proteins:
- the LOC127906100 gene encoding gastrula zinc finger protein XlCGF17.1-like, whose product MASMNLEDCSQTLKLNVIIKDEEEEEKIGDHVETFSTSREQQQEGHRAKKSHHCPHCEEIFPILSKLKKHLKIHTGENLYPCTDCGKRFTTSRSLTVHQRTHTGEKPYSCSDCGKSFSRMTNLKTHERIHTGVKPYSCSVCGMCFSRLGDLKTHERIHTGVKPYSCSDCDKSFSRLGHLKTHERIHTGVKPYFCSDCGNSFSRLGNLKTHKRIHTGVKPYSCSYCGKRFSRLGDLKTHERIHTGVNSYSCSECGKSFTRLGHLKTHERIHTGVKPYSCFDCGKSFSRLENLRRHERIHTGEKPYSCSDCVKCFTTSTDLKVHQRTHTGEKPYH is encoded by the exons atggcatcaATGAAtctggaagactgcagtcaaacactgaAACTGAATGTCAtcattaaagatgaagaagaggaggagaagattg gagaccaTGTTGAGACATTCTCTACATCCAGAGAGCAACAGCAGGAAGGTCACAGGGCTAAAAAGTCTCACCACTGCCCACATTGTGAGGAGATATTCCCAATTCTATCAAAGCTAAAAAAACACCttaaaatacacacaggagagaatctGTATCCCTgtactgactgtgggaagagattcacGACATCAAGGTCTCTGAcagttcatcagagaacacacacaggagagaagccttactcctgctctgactgcggAAAGAGTTTCTCTAGAATGACCAACTTAAAAAcacatgaacgtatacatacaggagtgaagccttactcctgctctgtctgtggAATGTGTTTCTCTAGACTAGGTGACTTAAAAAcacatgaacgtatacatactggagtgaagccttactcctgctctgactgtgacaAGAGTTTCTCTCGACTGGGCCACTTAAAAAcacatgaacgtatacatacaggagTGAAACCTTacttctgctctgactgtggaaataGTTTCTCTCGACTGGGAAACTTAAAAACACATAAACGTATACATACAGGagtgaagccttactcctgctcgtACTGTGGAAAGCGTTTCTCTCGACTGGGCGACTTAAAAAcacatgaacgtatacatacaggagtgaattcttactcctgctctgaatGTGGAAAGAGTTTCACTCGACTGGGCCACTTAAAAAcacatgaacgtatacatacaggagtgaagccttactcctgctttgactgtggaaagagtttctctcGACTGGAAAACTTAAGAAGacatgaacgtatacatacaggagagaagccttactcctgctctgattgTGTAAAATGCTTCACAACATCAACTGACCTGaaagttcatcagagaacacacacaggagagaagccttaccactga